Proteins encoded within one genomic window of Tamandua tetradactyla isolate mTamTet1 chromosome 11, mTamTet1.pri, whole genome shotgun sequence:
- the CCN1 gene encoding CCN family member 1: MSCRTARTLAFAVTLLHLARLALSTCPAACHCPLEAPKCAPGVGLVRDGCGCCKVCAKQLNEDCSKTQPCDHTKGLECNFGASSTALKGICRAQSEGRPCEYNSRIYQNGESFQPNCKHQCTCIDGAVGCIPLCPQELSLPNLGCPNPRLVKVTGQCCEEWVCDEDGSRDPLDDKDSLLGKGLGFDASEVELTRNNELIAVGKGSSLKRLPVFGMEPHILYNPSLHGQKCIVQTTSWSQCSKTCGTGISTRVTNDNPECRLVKETRICEVRPCGQSVYSSLKKGKKCSKTKKSPEPVQFTYAGCSSVKKYRPKYCGSCVDGRCCTPQQTRTVKMRFRCEDGEMFSKNVMMIQSCRCNYNCPHTTEPVFPFYRLFNDIHKFRD, translated from the exons ATGAGCTGCCGCACGGCCAGGACACTCGCCTTCGCCGTCACCCTTCTCCACTTGGCCAGGCTG GCACTCTCCACCTGCCCCGCCGCCTGCCACTGCCCCCTGGAAGCGCCCAAGTGCGCCCCAGGAGTCGGGCTGGTCCGGGACGGCTGCGGCTGCTGTAAAGTCTGCGCCAAGCAGCTCAATGAGGACTGCAGCAAAACGCAGCCCTGCGACCACACCAAGGGGCTGGAATGCAATTTCGGCGCCAGCTCTACCGCTCTGAAGGGGATCTGCAGAG CTCAATCAGAGGGCAGGCCTTGTGAATATAACTCCAGAATCTACCAGAATGGGGAAAGTTTCCAGCCCAACTGTAAACATCAGTGCACATGTATTGATGGTGCTGTGGGCTGCATTCCTCTGTGTCCCCAAGAATTATCTCTCCCCAACTTGGGCTGCCCCAACCCTCGACTGGTCAAAGTCACTGGGCAGTGCTGTGAGGAGTGGGTCTGTGATGAGGATGGAAGCAGGGACCCCTTGGACGACAAGGACAGCCTCTTGGGCAAAGGACTGGGATTCGATGCCTCAGAGGTGGAGTTGACACGAAACAATGAATTAATTGCAGTTGGAAAAGGCAGCTCCTTGAAGCGACTCCCTG TTTTTGGAATGGAACCTCACATCCTTTACAACCCTTCCTTACACGGCCAGAAATGTATTGTTCAAACAACTTCATGGTCCCAGTGTTCAAAGACCTGTGGAACTGGTATCTCCACACGTGTTACCAATGACAATCCTGAATGCCGCCTGGTGAAAGAAACCCGAATTTGTGAAGTACGGCCTTGTGGACAGTCAGTGTACAGCAGCCTGAAA AAGGGCAAAAAATGCAGCAAAACCAAGAAATCCCCGGAACCAGTCCAGTTCACTTATGCTGGATGTTCGAGTGTGAAGAAATACCGTCCCAAGTACTGTGGCTCCTGTGTGGATGGCCGATGCTGTACGCCCCAGCAGACCAGGACTGTGAAGATGCGGTTCCGCTGCGAAGATGGAGAGATGTTCTCCAAGAACGTCATGATGATCCAGTCCTGCAGATGCAACTACAACTGCCCACATACCACAGAGCCAGTGTTTCCCTTCTACAGGCTGTTCAATGATATTCACAAATTTAGGGACTAA